GATGGCGACGAAAGGCCCGGGTAAAGCTTGAGGCCGAGCCGAAGCCGCAGGCCAGCGCGATCTCCATGACGCTGTGGCGTGTCTCCCGCAGCAGCCGGTGGGCATGATCCAGCCGGCGTGTCATATAGATGCGCTGTGGCGAGGTGCCCAGCTGGCGCACGAAGAGCCGCTCCAGCCGCCGCCAGGAAAGCCCAAGCTCGGCGGCGAGCTCGGCGATGCCGAGCGGCGTATCCAGGTTGGCTTCCATCAGGGCGATGGCGCGGGTCAGCAGCGGGTCTTCGGGCATCAGCGGGTCGCGCCAGACCGGGTCGCGCCAGACCGGGTCGCGCTGGCGGCTGGCCGGTCGACGCCCCTGGTCGTGAAGCAGTTGGTCGCACACCCGCTCGGCCAGGTCGTCGCCATGGCGGCGGCGAATCAAATCGAGGCTCATGTCGATGGCCGAGCTGCCACCGGCGCAGGAGAAGCCCTCGGGCGTCACCTCGTAGAGCGATTCCACGGCGTCGACTCGGGGAAAGCGGGCCCGGAACTCGGGCAGAGACTCCCAGTGCAGGGTCACGGTCTGATCATCGAGCAGGCCCGCGGCGGCCAGCACCACGCAGCCGGTATCCATGCCGCCCAGCACGCAGCCTTGTGAAGCGCGCTCGCGCAGCCAGGCAATCAGCGTGTCGTCGATGGCATCGTCGGGGGCGAAGCTCGAGCAGACGGCCAGGCTCGGGGTCAGCGGGGCATCCTCGAGGCTATGGTCGGCGTCGAGCGCCATGCCGTTGGAGGCCGTTACCGGCCGACCATCGTGGCTGACTACCTCCCAGTGGAAGAGCGGGCGTCCACTGATGCGGTTGGCGATGCGCAGCGGCTCGATGGCGGAAAAGAAGGCCACCATAGCGAAGCGCGGCAGCAGCAGGAAGCCGATGGATTCGGGGCTTTGCGCGCTAGAGGTGAGTCGCATGGGGCAGGTCATCGTCGCAAGAGAGGCGTCGACGAGTGTAGCGCCCAGTCAATCCGTTGCAA
Above is a window of Halomonas sp. I5-271120 DNA encoding:
- a CDS encoding GlxA family transcriptional regulator, with protein sequence MRLTSSAQSPESIGFLLLPRFAMVAFFSAIEPLRIANRISGRPLFHWEVVSHDGRPVTASNGMALDADHSLEDAPLTPSLAVCSSFAPDDAIDDTLIAWLRERASQGCVLGGMDTGCVVLAAAGLLDDQTVTLHWESLPEFRARFPRVDAVESLYEVTPEGFSCAGGSSAIDMSLDLIRRRHGDDLAERVCDQLLHDQGRRPASRQRDPVWRDPVWRDPLMPEDPLLTRAIALMEANLDTPLGIAELAAELGLSWRRLERLFVRQLGTSPQRIYMTRRLDHAHRLLRETRHSVMEIALACGFGSASSFTRAFRRHHGLTPSALRGRPSGASSNSPFSNHEPSNHELSNRA